One Pyrofollis japonicus DNA window includes the following coding sequences:
- the panB gene encoding 3-methyl-2-oxobutanoate hydroxymethyltransferase yields MAGREKVTVRDIVRAKKTGRKIVMVTAYDYPTARVVDSAGVDSILVGDSVGMVVHGLESTLQVTMDMMLLHVAAVARARPRALVVGDMPFMSYEASVSEAVRNAGKMLSAGADAVKLEGGALYTDVVKALTRAGIPVMGHVGLTPQKHKLLGGYRLAGKTAQEALEIIHDAEALEDAGAFAVIIEFTAHEVAKKITERLNIPTICIGSGPYCDGQVLVLHDLVGLTPQPPPFAKQYTNIAEEIRRAVEAFAEEVRSAKFPGREMYWGMKQGEYEKLEKQLKEHQ; encoded by the coding sequence ATGGCTGGCCGGGAAAAAGTCACCGTGCGAGACATAGTCCGCGCGAAGAAAACTGGTAGGAAAATCGTAATGGTTACCGCCTACGACTACCCCACCGCCCGCGTGGTTGACTCGGCTGGGGTGGACTCGATCCTGGTAGGCGATAGTGTCGGGATGGTTGTCCACGGCCTCGAGTCCACGCTACAGGTAACAATGGACATGATGCTCCTCCACGTAGCCGCGGTGGCGAGGGCAAGGCCCCGCGCACTTGTGGTCGGAGACATGCCCTTCATGAGCTACGAGGCAAGCGTGTCGGAAGCGGTGAGGAACGCTGGCAAAATGCTCTCCGCGGGCGCTGACGCGGTAAAGCTGGAGGGAGGAGCACTCTACACCGACGTCGTGAAGGCGCTCACGAGGGCAGGCATACCCGTAATGGGCCACGTAGGCCTAACGCCGCAGAAGCATAAGCTCCTCGGAGGCTACCGCCTAGCAGGAAAAACGGCGCAGGAAGCCCTCGAGATAATACACGACGCAGAAGCCCTAGAGGATGCAGGCGCCTTCGCAGTAATCATAGAGTTCACAGCCCACGAGGTAGCCAAGAAGATAACAGAGCGCCTCAACATACCAACAATATGCATAGGAAGCGGCCCCTACTGCGACGGCCAAGTCCTAGTACTCCACGACCTAGTAGGACTAACCCCCCAGCCACCGCCCTTCGCAAAACAATACACGAACATAGCCGAAGAGATAAGGAGAGCCGTAGAAGCCTTCGCCGAGGAAGTACGTAGCGCAAAGTTCCCAGGCAGAGAAATGTACTGGGGAATGAAGCAAGGAGAATACGAGAAACTAGAAAAACAACTAAAAGAACACCAATGA
- a CDS encoding ketopantoate reductase family protein yields MVDVVIVGCGAVGSVVSLALSLGGLSVAVVARSRGGDKVYVEGLGETHVPVLVWSEAASISPRIVVYATKAYDLLGAVESSLRAGWGPSAVVSLQNGLGSLELLESRFPGRALGAVVTFGATRLGPCRARLAGRGEVLLGWRRDVVSDAREACGLLSEALRRGGISAHCVGDELEPWRWLKLAVNSAINPVTVLAWSRNRVVVEDPFARELAEALAAETGRVAEAKGIRLPRDPVEEALRVARLTGDNCSSMVQDIAMGRRTEIDYICKAVADEAWRRGLSAPHNWFAYRAVRLLEKWLAGKKSPCET; encoded by the coding sequence TTGGTTGATGTAGTGATTGTTGGTTGTGGTGCTGTTGGCTCTGTTGTCTCTCTGGCTCTGAGCCTTGGAGGGCTCAGTGTTGCGGTCGTCGCTAGGAGTAGAGGTGGCGACAAGGTCTATGTAGAGGGGCTCGGCGAGACACATGTCCCCGTGCTTGTGTGGAGCGAGGCCGCCTCTATAAGTCCGAGGATAGTTGTGTATGCTACCAAGGCCTATGACTTGCTTGGCGCAGTAGAGTCTTCTCTCCGCGCCGGGTGGGGTCCTTCAGCCGTGGTTTCTCTCCAGAATGGGCTCGGCAGCCTAGAGTTGCTGGAGTCAAGGTTTCCTGGAAGGGCTCTTGGAGCGGTCGTGACGTTTGGAGCCACGAGGCTGGGGCCTTGTAGGGCGAGGCTTGCTGGTAGGGGCGAGGTCCTCCTGGGATGGAGGAGGGATGTGGTGAGCGATGCCCGTGAGGCATGTGGTTTGCTCTCTGAGGCTCTGAGGCGCGGGGGGATAAGCGCTCACTGCGTTGGGGATGAGTTGGAGCCGTGGAGGTGGCTCAAGCTAGCCGTGAACTCGGCCATTAACCCTGTTACGGTTCTCGCGTGGAGCCGTAACAGGGTAGTGGTTGAGGACCCGTTTGCGAGGGAACTTGCGGAGGCCCTTGCTGCTGAGACGGGTAGGGTGGCGGAGGCCAAGGGGATAAGGCTTCCCAGGGACCCTGTCGAGGAGGCGCTGCGCGTTGCGAGGCTCACCGGGGACAACTGCTCCTCCATGGTCCAGGACATAGCTATGGGTAGGCGGACCGAGATAGACTATATTTGTAAAGCAGTCGCCGACGAGGCTTGGAGACGGGGGCTCAGCGCCCCTCATAACTGGTTTGCTTATCGCGCGGTGAGGCTGCTCGAGAAATGGCTGGCCGGGAAAAAGTCACCGTGCGAGACATAG
- a CDS encoding antitoxin family protein has translation MLSKVIRVRYEKGVLKPLEPIDIAEGEEAYIVIVKKESVARKFYGIARKHRPELSKKDFAEAIEEIEDEDIR, from the coding sequence GTGTTGTCAAAGGTTATTCGAGTAAGATACGAGAAAGGAGTACTAAAACCGTTGGAGCCCATTGATATAGCTGAGGGCGAAGAGGCTTACATAGTTATTGTAAAAAAGGAATCGGTTGCGCGGAAATTTTATGGTATTGCAAGAAAGCATCGGCCAGAGCTAAGCAAGAAAGACTTTGCCGAGGCCATCGAGGAGATAGAAGATGAAGATATTCGTTGA
- a CDS encoding type II toxin-antitoxin system VapC family toxin, with the protein MKIFVDSSIILAFLAGQDERAYDMIDEVENRNLTGYINAIVIDEVIHGYLRLVTGLSSRRIRQLLSKKDENLIKLVEEVKPVLELFVTLPIMSEPHEVINIIKDYGLMPADALIALTCKHYGIETIATLDEDFKRIPWLKVIP; encoded by the coding sequence ATGAAGATATTCGTTGACTCTAGCATAATACTGGCCTTCCTTGCAGGCCAAGATGAAAGAGCCTACGATATGATAGACGAAGTAGAAAATCGTAACCTTACAGGCTATATCAATGCAATAGTAATCGACGAGGTAATACATGGCTACCTAAGGCTTGTAACTGGGCTAAGCTCGAGGAGAATACGACAACTCTTATCCAAAAAGGACGAGAATTTAATAAAGCTTGTCGAAGAAGTTAAACCCGTGCTAGAACTATTTGTGACCCTACCTATCATGTCTGAGCCACATGAGGTTATCAACATTATCAAAGATTACGGCCTAATGCCAGCAGACGCGCTAATAGCACTAACGTGCAAGCACTACGGCATAGAAACTATCGCAACGCTCGACGAAGACTTCAAGAGAATACCGTGGCTAAAAGTTATACCTTAA